A part of Bufo bufo chromosome 7, aBufBuf1.1, whole genome shotgun sequence genomic DNA contains:
- the TFAP4 gene encoding transcription factor AP-4 isoform X1: MEYFMMPAQKVPSLQHFRKTEKEVIGGLCSLANIPLTPETQRDQERRIRREIANSNERRRMQSINAGFQSLKTLIPHTDGEKLSKAAILQQTADYIFSLEQEKTRLLQQNTQLKRFIQEFNGSSPKRRRAEDKDEGIGSPDIWEEEKAEDLRREMIELRQQLDKERSVRMMLEEQVRALDAHMYPEKLKAIAQQIQEEGGQGQSDESLDRGDQPLQSQLLAPHMPLAPTHHPTVIVPAPPPAPSHHVNVVTVGHSSVISSVSTSRQNLDTIVQAIQHIEGTRDKQLQDDEQRRAVIVNAVRPCEDSDTASDTECDDSEADQNKDDAMEDP, encoded by the exons CCTAGCAAACATCCCCTTGACGCCAGAGACGCAACGGGACCAAGAAAGGCGGATACGTCGGGAAATCGCGAATAGCAATGAACGCCGCCGCATGCAGAGCATCAATGCTGGCTTCCAGTCTTTGAAAACTCTAATCCCTCACACAGATGGGGAGAAACTAAGCAAG gcagcgatactgcagcagaCGGCAGACTATATATTCTCCCTGGAACAGGAGAAGACCAGGCTACTGCAGCAGAATACCCAGCTGAAGCGCTTTATACAG GAGTTCAATGGCTCATCCCCTAAGCGACGACGGGCGGAAGACAAGGATGAGGGCATCGGCTCGCCGGATATCTGGGAAGAGGAAAAAGCCGAAGACCTGCGAAGGGAAATGATTGAACTGCGGCAGCAACTGGACAAGGAACGTTCTGTGAGGATGATGCTGGAGGAGCAG GTGCGGGCTCTGGATGCTCACATGTACCCTGAAAAGTTGAAGGCTATAGCTCAACAAATCCAGGAAGAGGGAGGGCAGGGACAATCGGACGAGTCACTGGACAGGGGTGACCAGCCTCTCCAATCTCAG CtcctggcaccacatatgcccctGGCGCCCACTCACCACCCCACAGTAATAGTCCCCGCTCCACCCCCTGCACCTTCTCATCACGTCAATGTTGTGACTGTGGGACATTCCTCGGTGATCAGTTCTGTGTCCACCTCCCGGCAAAATTTGGACACTATTGTGCAG GCCATACAGCACATAGAGGGCACACGAGACAAACAGTTGCAGGACGACGAGCAGCGAAGGGCGGTCATCGTGAACGCCGTGCGCCCGTGCGAAGATTCGGACACCGCGTCGGACACAGAATGCGATGACAGCGAGGCAGATCAAAACAAGGATGATGCCATGGAAGACCCCTGA
- the TFAP4 gene encoding transcription factor AP-4 isoform X2: MEYFMMPAQKVPSLQHFRKTEKEVIGGLCSLANIPLTPETQRDQERRIRREIANSNERRRMQSINAGFQSLKTLIPHTDGEKLSKAAILQQTADYIFSLEQEKTRLLQQNTQLKRFIQEFNGSSPKRRRAEDKDEGIGSPDIWEEEKAEDLRREMIELRQQLDKERSVRMMLEEQLLAPHMPLAPTHHPTVIVPAPPPAPSHHVNVVTVGHSSVISSVSTSRQNLDTIVQAIQHIEGTRDKQLQDDEQRRAVIVNAVRPCEDSDTASDTECDDSEADQNKDDAMEDP, encoded by the exons CCTAGCAAACATCCCCTTGACGCCAGAGACGCAACGGGACCAAGAAAGGCGGATACGTCGGGAAATCGCGAATAGCAATGAACGCCGCCGCATGCAGAGCATCAATGCTGGCTTCCAGTCTTTGAAAACTCTAATCCCTCACACAGATGGGGAGAAACTAAGCAAG gcagcgatactgcagcagaCGGCAGACTATATATTCTCCCTGGAACAGGAGAAGACCAGGCTACTGCAGCAGAATACCCAGCTGAAGCGCTTTATACAG GAGTTCAATGGCTCATCCCCTAAGCGACGACGGGCGGAAGACAAGGATGAGGGCATCGGCTCGCCGGATATCTGGGAAGAGGAAAAAGCCGAAGACCTGCGAAGGGAAATGATTGAACTGCGGCAGCAACTGGACAAGGAACGTTCTGTGAGGATGATGCTGGAGGAGCAG CtcctggcaccacatatgcccctGGCGCCCACTCACCACCCCACAGTAATAGTCCCCGCTCCACCCCCTGCACCTTCTCATCACGTCAATGTTGTGACTGTGGGACATTCCTCGGTGATCAGTTCTGTGTCCACCTCCCGGCAAAATTTGGACACTATTGTGCAG GCCATACAGCACATAGAGGGCACACGAGACAAACAGTTGCAGGACGACGAGCAGCGAAGGGCGGTCATCGTGAACGCCGTGCGCCCGTGCGAAGATTCGGACACCGCGTCGGACACAGAATGCGATGACAGCGAGGCAGATCAAAACAAGGATGATGCCATGGAAGACCCCTGA